Within Desulfolithobacter dissulfuricans, the genomic segment GCTGTTTTCATAGAGGGCGACAAAGTTGATCGGCTCCATGAGAAAGGGCATGAACCCGCCATCCACGGCCAGCTGGCTGACTATCTGCCTGGTGAAGGGAAAGAGCATGAGCGGGCAGTCCACAGCCAGGACCCGCTCCAGATGCTCGGCAGGAATATTTTTCATCAGGAAGACCCCGGCGTGTTCGATCTCGATCATGAACATGACCGTGTCATCATTGCCCTGATCCACGATCTTGGCGGTAATGGCAATGGACATCTCCCAGTGGTCGTCATCGATCTTCTGGTTGTTGAGCTGCAGGTTAAACTCCACCTTGGGCTGCTGGTTCTTCATCAGGAAAATCCCGGGAGCATTGGGATTCTCAAAGGAGAGGTCCTTGATATACATCTTCTGCAGCCGGAATACCGGCATGGTCTGCTGGGCGTCGTTCTGATCTGTCATAGTCTTTCCTTCCTGTGGTATTGGTTATGGAGCCGGGCGCACCATCGGCGCGGACACACGACGTACCAGATCCGGATCCGGTCCCGCCGGCCCGGCCCGGGCTGCGGCTCCTCGTTCACTTGTATTTAGCCGTATTTACGTGGTCACCATCCAGGTGCAGCAGACCGCGGACCGGTCCATGCTGGCCAGGTGAATATGTACCTCAATAGCGCCAAAGACGCAACCGCTGCCTCAGGACGCCAGCGTCTGTTTCAGAAACCGGCCGGTATAGGAAGCGGGACAGGCGGCCACCTCTTCGGGCGTGCCGGCGACCACCAGCTCTCCGCCGCCATCCCCTCCTTCCGGGCCGATATCGACGATATAATCAGCGGTTTTGATCACATCGAGGTTATGCTCGATGACCACCACGGTGTTGCCGCTGTCCACCAGCCGGCCGAGAACGTGGAGCAGGTGCTGGATGTCGGCCGGATGCAGGCCGGTGGTGGGCTCGTCCAGGATATAGAGGGTCCGTCCGGTGGAGCGGCGACTGAGCTCCTTGGCCAGCTTGACCCGCTGCGCCTCTCCGCCCGACAGGGTCACCGACGACTGGCCGAGGGTGATATAACCCAGGCCCACATCGAAAACCGTCTGGAGCCGGTTCTTGATCGGCGGGATATTCTGGAAAAAGTCCAGGGCTTCCTCCACGGTCATGGCCAGGATATCGGCGATGTTCTTGCCCCGGTAGCGTATCTCAAGGGTTTCCTGATTGTAGCGCCGGCCATGGCACCTCTCGCACGTCACATAGATATCCGGGAGAAAATGCATGGCAATGCGGATCACCCCGTCTCCCTCGCAGGTCTCGCATCGCCCTCCCTTGAGGTTGAAGCTGAAGCGGCCGGGCTTGTAGCCTCTGGCCCGGGATTCGGGCAGCCGGGCCAGCAGTTCCCGGATCGGCGAGAGAACCCCGGTATAGGTCGCCGGGTTGGAGCGGGGTGTCCGGCCAATGGGACTCTGGTCGATATCGATCACCTTGTCGATATGCTCAAGCCCGACCACCGTGCCGATTCCCGGTGTCTGGCGGCCGGTCTGGAAAAACTGGTGCGCCTGTCGGTACAGGGTCTCGATCACCAGCGAACTCTTACCCGAACCCGACACCCCGGTGACACAGGTCATGACCCCGAGGGGAAAACGCACGGTCAGGTTTTTGAGATTGTTGACCGAGGCATTTTTGACGATCAGGTTGTATTTTTTCGTCTTCCGGGCCTTCCTGCGTTTCGCGGGCACCGGAATTTCCAGCCGGCCGGAGAGATAGCCTCCGGTCAGGGATCTCTCACAGTCCAGCAGTCCGGGAACCGGCCCGGAATAGATGATCTCGCCGCCGTGAACTCCGGCCCCGGGCCCGATATCGAGCACATGGTCGGCAGTGGCGATGGTATCGGTATCATGCTCGACCACAATCACCGTGTTACCGAGATCACGCAGATCGAGCAGGGTCTTGATGAGCTTGTTGTTATCGCGCTGGTGCAGGCCGATGCTCGGCTCATCGAGGATATAGAGAACCCCGGCCAGCCGCGAGCCGATCTGGGAGGCCAGACGGATACGCTGGGCTTCGCCACCGGACAGAGTTCCGGCCTTGCGGTCCAGGGAGAGGTATCCCAGGCCGACCCCCTGGAGAAAGGAAAGCCGCTCCCGGACCTCCTTGAGGATGGGCCCGGCGATCATCTTTTCCCGCTGACCGAACTCCAGCTTTTCCAACTCGCCGAGCAGCTGGTCGATGGGCATTCGGGTCAGGTCGATAATGGACCACGGTCCGATCCGGGTGGCCAGGGCTTCCGGCTTGAGCCGCGCCCCATGACACTTGGGACAGGGCTGCTCGTTCATGAAGCGGCTCACCTCTTCCCGGACCCGGGAGGATGTGGTCTCGCGAAACAGCCTGTCCATGCGCGGAATGATGCCCTCAAAGGGGATGTTGGAGACAAGATGCCGGCGGCCTCGGGTATGGACGAAATCGATCCTGGTCCGGCCGGTGCCGTAAAGGACTGCCTTGTGCACCTCCTCGGGCAATTTTTTAAACGGCGTGTCCGGGTCAAAGCCAAAATGATCGGCCAGGGCCTGGATCCAGTGGCTGGCATGGGTGGCCAGCTTGCGACGGTTCCAGGGTGCCACCGCCCCCGGGCCAGACTGAGATCCGGATCCGGGACCACCAGCTGCTCGTCGAAAAACTGCTTGACCCCAAGTCCGCCGCATTCAGGGCAGGCTCCCTGGGGATTGTTGAAGGAAAAAAGCTGGGTGGAAAGTTCGGGAACGGAAATACCGCAGTTGTGGCAGGCCGCGGACTCGCTGAACAACATCTCCTCGCCGGAGTCGGGGAACAGGACCAGCATGGTGCCCTCGGTGAGGCGCACCGCCGTGGTGACCGACTCCTCCAACCGCCGCCTTATCCCCTCCTTCAGAACCAGCCGGTCCACCACCACCTCGATGGAATGGTGTCTGTTCTTATCCAGATTGATGGGATCGGCCAGGGAGACGATCTCCCCGTCCACCCGGACCCGGACAAAACCATCCTTGCGCAGACGGGCAAGAAGCTGTTCATGCTGACCCTTGCGGCGGCTGACCAGTGGGGCCAGCAGAATCACCTTGGTCCCCGCGGGCAGAGCCAGCAGAGACAGGACCATGTCCTCCACCGACTGGGAACGGATGGGCCGGTCACAGCGGGGGCAATGGGGCTGACCGGCGCGGGCAAAGAGCAGCCGCAGGTGGTCGTAGATCTCGGTCACCGTACCCACGGTGGAACGCGGGTTCTTGCTGGTGGTCTTCTGCTCGATGGAAACAGCCGGCGACAACCCCTCCAGCAGATCCACATCCGGCTTGTCCATCTGGCCGAGGAACTGCCGGGCATAGGTGGACAGCGATTCCACATACCGGCGCTGGCCCTCGGCATAGAGGGTATCAAAGGCCAGGGTGGACTTACCCGAACCGGACAGACCGGTGAAAACCACCAGCCGGTTCCGGGGCAGGTCCACCGAGATATTCTTCAGATTATGCATCCGTGCGCCGCGGATACGGATATATTTTGGTTCCATGGGATTTCAGGGACAGAAAAACGGTCTTGCGGGTGGCCGGCCGGTCACGAGACGCCGAACTGGTTATGGTCGATTTTCAGACACCGGTCCATGATTACGGTCAAACCTGCTTCCTCGGCCAGAGTCGCAGCCTCCTGGTTGACGACCCCCTGCTGCATCCAGACGGTGCGGGCCCCGATCTCGATGGCCTGTTCGACAATGGGGAACACGTCTTCGGGCCGGCGGAAGATGTCCACCAGGTCCACCTTGTCCGGGATCGACAGAAGGTCAGGGTAGCACCGCTGGCCAAGAATCTCCTCCTGGCCGGGATTCACCGGGATGATCCGGTATCCCGCCTGTTGCAGATAGAGGGCCACTCGATGGGAGGGTCGGGACGGTTTGGGTGAAAGGCCGACCACGGCGATGGTTTTCGTCTCTTTCAGGATACGGCGGATGGTCTCCACCGGAGCAAGCTGCATCATTGTCCGCACTCCAGAAAAAATAATTTGATATGCCGGCACGTTACAGAAAAACCGCGCCCACAGACGACAGCGACAGCGGCGGCCCGCAAAAAGGCGTTTACCGCCACACCCTGGTATGGTAGACTGTTATGTTACAGTACGTTTTCCCAATGCACACAGTCAAGCAGAGCATATTACCATGTATTTCCAAGATATAATAGCCACACTCAACAGCTACTGGGCCTCCAGGGGATGTGTTGTCCTGCAGCCCTATGACATGGAAGTGGGCGCCGGCACCTTTCATCCGGCCACCCTTCTCCGGGCCCTGGGACCGGAACCCTGGAACGCGGCCTATGTCCAGCCTTCCCGCCGCCCTACCGACGGTCGCTACGGGGAAAATCCCAACCGCCTGCAGCATTATTACCAATACCAGGTGGTCCTCAAGCCCTCACCCAAGGATGTCCAGGAGATGTATCTGGAAAGCCTCAAGCGGTTCGGCCTCAACCTGCTGGAGCATGATATCCGCTTCGTGGAAGACGACTGGGAGTCCCCTACTCTGGGAGCCTGGGGGCTGGGCTGGGAGGTCTGGCTCGACGGCATGGAGATCACCCAGTTCACCTATTTCCAGCAGGCCGGCTCCATTGACCTCAAGCCCATTACCGTGGAGCTGACCTATGGCCTGGAACGGATCGCCATGTACCTGCAGGAGGTGGACTCGGTCTATGATATCCAGTGGAACGAACAGGTTACCTATGGCCAGATCTTCCGCCAGGCGGAACGGGAATTTTCCGCTTTCAACTTCGAGGAGGCCAATGTCGAAGAGCTGATCCACGCCTTCAACACCTATGAGAGCGAGGCTCTCAAGCTGGTCGACAAAGGGCTTATCCTGCCGGCCTATGATTACTGCCTCAAATGTTCCCACACCTTCAACCTGCTCGACGCCCGCAAGGCGATTTCCGTCGCCGAACGAACCCGCTACATCGGTCGGATCCGCAACATTGCCCGACAGGTGGCCAGACGTTACGTGGAACAGCGGGAGGAAATGGGATATCCCCTTCTCCAAGACAGGGAAAAACAGGACCAGAAAAAAGCTACCGCCTGAACAGGACAGAGCCGGACAAACGCCTCAATAAAATAAAAATGGCGGAAGTGCATGGGAATCGAACCCACCTGCCAGGCTGTTCACCCGGCACACCGGATTTGAAGTCCGGGAGGGCCACCAGCGCCCTTTCCACTTCCACCTGGCACTGACTTTAATAACTATTGACCTGAAAAACAACTTTTTATTATACTCACACCCTGTAAAAAGGGTACCTTGCAACACATCAACCACCAACCAGGAGAGGACGGCCAACGTCCCGCCAGTTTTCATGCAGTGTGATCAGCTGATTCGTCTTATCAAAGGATGGTATCTTCACGTCAGAGAAGAGACCATGGCTCCTGCCCGCATGATGCAGTTCGTCGACAAACACGTCAAGGAGTGCGACGTCTGTCGATTCGACCCGGACCTGCACCATGAGATCGAGAAAATCCGTGAATTCGTGGTCCCGGAATCAAAGATTCCCAAGGCTATCCGGG encodes:
- the secB gene encoding protein-export chaperone SecB; translation: MTDQNDAQQTMPVFRLQKMYIKDLSFENPNAPGIFLMKNQQPKVEFNLQLNNQKIDDDHWEMSIAITAKIVDQGNDDTVMFMIEIEHAGVFLMKNIPAEHLERVLAVDCPLMLFPFTRQIVSQLAVDGGFMPFLMEPINFVALYENSQQQKGEQQ
- a CDS encoding CoA-binding protein produces the protein MMQLAPVETIRRILKETKTIAVVGLSPKPSRPSHRVALYLQQAGYRIIPVNPGQEEILGQRCYPDLLSIPDKVDLVDIFRRPEDVFPIVEQAIEIGARTVWMQQGVVNQEAATLAEEAGLTVIMDRCLKIDHNQFGVS
- the glyQ gene encoding glycine--tRNA ligase subunit alpha: MYFQDIIATLNSYWASRGCVVLQPYDMEVGAGTFHPATLLRALGPEPWNAAYVQPSRRPTDGRYGENPNRLQHYYQYQVVLKPSPKDVQEMYLESLKRFGLNLLEHDIRFVEDDWESPTLGAWGLGWEVWLDGMEITQFTYFQQAGSIDLKPITVELTYGLERIAMYLQEVDSVYDIQWNEQVTYGQIFRQAEREFSAFNFEEANVEELIHAFNTYESEALKLVDKGLILPAYDYCLKCSHTFNLLDARKAISVAERTRYIGRIRNIARQVARRYVEQREEMGYPLLQDREKQDQKKATA